Part of the Roseomonas sp. OT10 genome, ACGCTCCGCTCCTCGCTGCGCTGCGGGGCTCGCGACCGCCTGGCGCTCATCGGATGGGCTCGTGGACGGTGACGAGCTTGGTGCCGTCGGGGAAGGTCGCCTCGACCTGGATCTCGTGGATCATCTCCGGCACCCCCTCCATCACCTGGTCGCGCGTGAGGACGGTGGCGCCGTCGCGCATCAGTTCCGCCACGCTGCGACCGTCCCGCGCGCCCTCCACCACGTAGTCGGTGATCAGGGCGATGGATTCCGGGTGGTTCAGCTTCGCGCCG contains:
- a CDS encoding urease subunit gamma, coding for MHLTPREKDKLLVAMAAMVARRRLERGAKLNHPESIALITDYVVEGARDGRSVAELMRDGATVLTRDQVMEGVPEMIHEIQVEATFPDGTKLVTVHEPIR